The genome window TCTCTTCGGTAGCGACCCGCTTGGCGACCTCCAACTCGGCCTCGGGCACCTCGAACAGCAACTCATCGTGAATCTGCAAAATCATCCTGGTCCCCAACTGCTCCGACCTCAGGCGTTTGAAGATAGCGATCATCGCAATCTTGATGAGGTCTGCGGCCGATCCCTGGATCGGCGTATTGACCGCCAACCGCTCCCCGAGCTGTCGAACTGTCTGCTCGGAGCTTCTCAGCTCCGGAATCGCGCGACGGCGCCCCCAGAGTGTGGTCACGAAGCCGCGCTCCGCAGTCTCGCGAATCGTTCGGTCGATAAACGCCTTGACCCCGTGATAGATCCGGAAATAGCGATCGATGTATTGGCCCGCCTCCTCCTGCGACATTGCGAGTTCCGAAGCCAGGCCGAAGGGACTCATCCCGTAGACAATGCCGAAGTTGATCACCTTGGCCCGCTGCCGCATCTCCGCCGTTACCTCCTCCGGCTGTACCCCGAAAATCTCGGCGGCAGTGCTGCGGTGCACATCGGCGCCTGCCGTAAAGGCGACGATCAACGCCTGGTCCCTGGAGAGGTCCGCCAGGATACGCAGCTCGATCTGTGAATAGTCGGCCGACAGGAGCCGATGGCCCTCTGAGGCAACGAACGCCTGGCGAATCCGCCGCCCGACCTCGGTGCGAACAGGGATATTCTGGAGGTTCGGCTCGCTGGAACTCAGGCGTCCGGTGGCCGTCACCGTCTGGTTGAACGATGTATGGATTCGGCCGCTCACGCGGTCCGCAAGCCGAAGCAGCACATCGACATAGGTCGATTTGAGTTTCGCGAGGCTCCGGTAATTCAGGACCTCGGCGGGCAGCTCGTGCGTCATGGCCAGCCGCTGCAGCACCTCCATATTGGTGGAGTAGCCGGTCTTGGTTCGCTTCAGCGGCTGGAGCTTCAATCGCTGGAACAGCACGTCCGCCAACTGCTTGGGCGAATTGATGTTGAAGCGATCGCCCGCGAGGGCGAAGATGCGCGACTCGAGCCGGCTGAGCTGGCCTTCCAGCTCCTTGCCCAGTTCCTCGATCTGATCGACATCCACCCTGAATCCGACCTCCTCCATCGAGGCCAACACCTCGATCAACGGCATCTCGATCGTTTCAAATAACGGCAGCAGCCCCGATTGCTCCAGCCGCGATCGCAACACCTCCTTGAGTAGCCACGCAAGGTGCGCCTCCTCAACTGCCCGTCTTAGAGTCTCCTCTCGCCTGTCCCTCCTCTCTTTGGCGCTGGACTCCGATGCAGAGGCCACACTCAACTGCTCCAGCGCGACAGTCGTCAGCGAGTGATCTGATCGGTTCGGGTTCAGGAGATAGGACGCTACCATGGTGTCGAAGGCCAGTCCTCTCAGGACGGCGCCATTCCTTCCGAGGGCGACCATGGTACGCTTCAGGTCGTGGCCGATCTTCGCGGGTGACTCGCTCGATAAGACAGGGCGCAGGCGCTCAAGATAGGCGCCGGTCGCCGGTCCGGAAGAAAAGCAGAGAGCCGTATCAGGCTCTTTACAGAAGGCCACGCCATAGAGCGCTCGATCGGTCTGCTCGTCGTCATCATGCGCGATGGCGATGGCCACACGCTCGGCGGCCAGGAGATCGTTGGCAGCCTCACCGATCTCTTCCTCGCAATCAACAACAATGATGCGGAGCGCGCTCTGGGACGTCACAGGGGTAAATGCCCGCTGGAGCCCCGTAAACCCCAGCTCTCGAAAGAGGGCCTGCAGGGCGGGATGATCGAGCGGCTGCAGCGTCAACTGTTCCAGGTCTACATCTACCTGGAGATCGGTCCTGAGTCGGGCCAACTCCCGGCTGAGGCGGGCCTGCTCGACCTGGCGCCCCAGAATCTCCCGGACCTTCGCAGACTTGACCTCATGCAGACGTGCAACCAACTCTTCAATGCTTCCGAACTGCTGGATCAGGCTCCTGGCGGTCTTCTCCCCAATGCCGCGCACACCAGGGATGTTGTCGATCGGGTCGCCCATCAGCCCCATCACCTCCACGACCTGACTTGGGGGCACGCCGAAGCGCGTCAGGACCTCCGGTTCGTCGTACACCGTCTCCTTCATCGAATCGTAGACCCGGATCCCTGGCCCGACCAGTTGGAGCATGTCCTTATCGCTCGTCGCAATGGTCACGTACAAATCCCGCGTCGCCGCCTGTCGTGCCAGCGAGCCGATCAGATCGTCCGCCTCCTGTCCCTGTTGCATCAGGAGCGGAATTCTCATCGCGTCCACCACTCGATAGATGTACGGAAGCTGACGGCTCAGTTCGTCCGGCATCTGACCGCGATTGGCCTTGTAGTCAGCGTATCGCTGATGTCGTTCGGTTGGCCCCGCGGAATCAAAGACGACGACGACGCCATCCGGGCGCTCGTCCCGGATGATCTTCAACAGCATGTTGGTGAAACCATATACCGCTCCGGTCGGAACCCCCTCGTTGTTGCTGAGGGGTGGAAGCGCGTGGTAGGCCCGAAACAGGTAGGAACTACCGTCGATCAGAAAGAGTGATCTGCCCGCCATCGGTCAGTGTCCTCGGGGAATAGCGATCAACGGTCAGTGCTAAAAGCAGGTGTTGAGGCTGAAGGCTGAAGAATCCTCAAAACCTTCAGTCTATCCACCTTCAGCCTCTTCCGCATGCAGCAGGGCAGATCAGCCGAACAGGCTCTTGACCTTATCAAAGAAGCTCTCGACCAGCGGACTCCCATTACCATCTTCCAGGGCAGCATACGTTTCGAGCAGTTCGCGCTGCTTCGCAGTCAGCCGCTTGGGCACCTCGACGACGACCTTGACTACGAGGTCTCCCTGGTCATGGCCGCGCAAGTGCGGCACACCCTTGCCGCGAATGCGAAACTCAGTACCCGGCTGGGTCCCCGATGGGATCTTGATCGTTGTCATCCCGAAAAAGGTCGGGATCTCCAACTCGGTCCCCAAGGCTGCCTGAACAAACGTCACGGGAACCTCGCAGTACAGATCGTCGCCGTGCCGTGCGAAAAGCGAGTGCTCTTTTACGGTAATGACGACATACAGATCGCCCCGATCCCCCCAATGGGGACCGGCCTCGCCCTCCCCCGTCAACTTCAAGCGTATCCCTGTTTCCACACCGGCAGGAATCTTCACCGTCAGGGATCGCTCGGACCTGGACCGCCCGGTACCTCGACAGTCGCGGCATCGATGTTCGATGACACGTCCCTCGCCGCGGCAAGCCGAACAGGTCTGGCTGATCGTCAGAAAGCCTTGAGAGTACCGGACTTGGCCGCTTCCGCGGCAAGAACGACAGGCGATCGGGGATGTCCCAGGCTTGGCGCCGCTCCCCTTGCAAGCGCCGCATGGCTCCAGCCTGGGGATAGTAATCTCTTTCTCTACCCCGTGGATCGCCTCCTCAAGGCTGATCTCAAGGTTGTAGCGTAAATCTGCGCCCCGAGAGGCGGCTCGTCGAGCCGATCCTCCAAAAAATCCCTCAAACAGATCCTCGAAGACCGATCCGAACCCGGCCTCGCCGACCCCCCCGAAGCCGGACCGTTCCCCGGTAACTCCGAACCGATCATAGGCCGCCCGTTTTTCGGCATTGTTGAGAATCTCATAGGCCTCGGTCGCTTCCTTAAACTGCTCTTCCGACGTCTTGTCGCCTGCGTTCTTATCCGGATGATACTTGTGGGCCAGCCGGCGGTAGGCCCGTTTGATCTCGTCGGGACCAGCGTCCCGATCTACCCCAAGCACTTCGTAGTAGTCGCGCTTGCTCATGGCGCGGATGTTTCGGGTCTCGGGTTTCGGGTTTCACATTGATCTTCTTCTGTACCTTGAACCTTGAACTCAGAACTCAGAACCTTGGCTTGCGACACCTTGACCATGGCCGGCCGCAGCAAACGTCCCTCCAGGAGGTATCCTTTTCGGACCTCCTCAACCGCAATATTGTCCCGGCCATCGGTCGACTCTACCTGAGCCACCGCCTGATGGAAGTTCGGATCAAACTCATGCCCTAACGCCTCGATAGGCTTGACCCCCGCCTTTTCCAGAGTAGTCTGAAACAGCCGCAGAATGATATCGACGCCCTCCGCAACACCACGGGCCTCTCCTCCGCAGCGGGCCGTGGCGACTGCATGCTCCAGACTGTCTACGACGGGCAGCAACTCCAGGACCAGGCCCTCGTTGGCAAACCTCACAAACTCGCTCCGATCGCGGGCTGCACGCTTCTTGTAATTCTCAAACTCCGCGTGGAGGCGAAGCAGGCGGTCGTTGAGCGAGTCCCTCTCGGCAGTCCGCTCCTTCAGATCGGCCTGCAGCGTATTGATTATCGACTCCAACTCGGCCGTAGGACCGACAGGGCTCTCTTGGACGTCGTCGCGTGTCGACGCTTTGGCTTCTTCACTTTCCTGATTCATTATTCGATCGGCTCCCATGTGTTCATCGACTGACCGGGCAGATCAGTTCGTCACGTTCTACACATCCGCCTCTGACAGGAGTTTGCTGACAAGCCGGGCCGTGCAATCGACAAGGGCTACCATGCGATCATAGGCGATCCGTTTCGGTCCTACAATCCCGAGCACGCCGACGACATGATCCCCGCTCTTATACGGCGACGCAATCAGACTCAGCTCCCGCATCTCTCTGATCTCGCTCTCACGACCGATGATCACCCGTAACCCCTCGTGAGTCAGGCATTGATCGAGCATCTTCACCAGCCTTGACTTTTCCTCGAAGGCCGCGAAGATATGCTTCATCGTGTTGATGTCGGCGAACTCCGGCCGATGCGCGATGTTGGCCGCTCCCCCGATATAGACGTGCTCTTCCTCGCCCTCAAGCGTCTTATTGCTGAGCTCCAGCGCGCGCTGCATCAGACGGTTGAACTCGTCGCGCTCCTCAGCCATTCGCGCAATGATCCGATTTCTGACCTCGTGAAGTGTCACCCCGCCCAATACACTGTTCAGGTAGTTGGAGATCCGATCCAGCTCCGGCTGCTCGATCACCTCATCGATGGCAATCACCTTCTGCTGGACGAGCCCGGAATCGGCCATGAGGACCACCAGTATCCGCTCACGGTTAAGGTGGACAAAGTTTATGCGCCGCCACGTATTCTGTGCAAACTTCGGCGCAAGCACCACGGATGCATATCGCGACAGATCAGAAAGGATTCGGCTGACCCCCTGCACCAACTCCTCGGCCTGGCCCAGGCTGGGGCGGATCCCTTGCTCGATCCGACTTTCCTCTACCCGTGATAATCTGGGCCGCTGCATGAGACTGTCTACATAGAAACGGTACCCGGAATCGGTCGGAATTCTGCCGGCTGACGCATGCGGCTGAGAGAGATAGCCCACCTCCTCCAGGTCGGCCATCACATTGCGGATGGTGGCCGGACTGAGGTGGCCCAAGTGTCGTCTGGCAATACTTCTAGACCCCACAGGCTCCCCGGAGGTGATATAGTCATGGATAATCACCTTCAGGATCTGACGCTCTCGTGGAGTCAGTTCATGTGTCCGCATCAATCCCCTAACCCCTTCTCTCGCGGTCCTCTCAACTCTTGGCACTCAGTCGATGAGAGTGCCAAGTTACAAAAAATCCTAAGAAAAACGGCCACCATTGTCAAGCGGATTTGCCGCCGTCCGCGCGGGATAGAACGCTCCGGTATCAGAGAAGCTGGACAATCAGTTCATTGGCCACGAGAAGCCCATGCTCGGTGATCTGCACCCTCCCCTCCTGCAGACGGAGGAAGCCATCATCCAGCAGACGGGTCACCCGATCCGACACAGCAAGATCTTCGATGCCAAGTAGATCCTTGAATGTCTGCACATTGAGTCCGCCTCGAAGCCGAAGCCCCAACATCAGACGCTCGGATCGCAGCATCTCAGCGGAAAGATCTTCTCTGCTGGCGATGGCCGTCCCACGCTCGGCAATAGCGGATACGTAGCGTGCCGGCAGTAGCTCATTACAAAACCGGCGTCCCGCAAGAAATGAGTGAGCTCCCGCTCCAATACCAAGGTATTCCTGGTGTTGCCAGTAGACCAGATTGTGTCGACATTGGAAACCTTGGCGCGCAAAGTTTGAGATTTCGTAATGCTCCAAGCCCGCGTCACGCAACCGGTCTATAGCCATCCGGTACATCGCTGCCTCTGTCTCTTCGTCGGGAAGCCCAATCTCACCTTGACGATGCTCCTTATAGAGAGGCGTTCCCTCTTCGAGGATCAGCCCATAGGCAGAGATGTGTTCAGGTCCTGCATCAATGGCCCAGTCAAGGGTCTTCGACCAATCGTCCGTACTCTGACCGGGCAGGCCAAACATCAGATCCAGATTGATGTTGCTGAAGCCGGCCTCACGGGCCATCCAGAAGGCCCGCTGGGCCTCGTGGACAGTATGAGCGCGGCCGATCCGTTGGAGGAGTCGGTCCTGAACAGCTTGAACCCCCAGACTCAGACGGGTCACCCCGCCCTCCCGCAGCGCAAGAAGCTTCGGAATATCTACCGTCCCAGGGTTGGCTTCGAGGGTGACCTCTGCGCCGGTCTCAAATGTGAAGACCGACCGACACTGATCGAGAACACCAATGAGTTGCGACGCGTTCAGTATTGAGGGCGTCCCGCCGCCAAAGAAGACAGAACAGACACGCCGGTGTCGGATCGCTTCTGGGGTGACGCAGCACGCAATCTCTTGCCCCAGCGCCTCCAGATACTGCCCCACTTGAACAGAATCGATGCGATAGCTGTTAAAGTCGCAGTAGTGACACCGTGACAGACAATAGGGGATATGGATGTATAGACCAAAGGGTTCAAGGTTCAAGGTTCTAGGTTCTAAGTTGGGCTTCATCGTTCCGAGTTCCAGGTTCCGTGCTCCGGATTCTGAACGTGGAACGTTGAACCTGGAACTTTGCACCGTATTCATCGCACTAACATTCCAATTCGCTCCCAGCGGGGTCTGAAGCGCTCGCTGTCCCACGACCAGTAGATGATGAAGGCTTTCCCCCTGATCTTTTTCATATCAAGAAAACCCCAGAACCTGCTGTCCATACTATAATCCCGGTTGTCGCCCATCATGAAGAGTTGACCCGGCGCAGCGATGACCGGGCCGAAATCGTCCCGGGACGAACCCGGGTTCTCGAGCGTGACAGGATCCAGGTGAATTGCGTACGGCTCCGTCAGAGGCGTGTCGTTGATGTAGACCTGTTTCGCCCGAACCTCCACCTTCTCCCCCGGAAGGCCGACTATCCGCTTAATAAAGTCTCGTCCCTCATCCTGGGGGTACTTGAAGACGATAATATCGCCTTGTTGGGGGTTCGTAAACCAATACACAAATTTGTTCACCAGAATGTGATCGCCGACCTGCAGCGTCTGAAGCATCGACCCGGAGGGGATTTTAAAGGCCTGAACCACAAAGGTTCTGACCACCAGCGCCAGGAGAATCGCAATAACGATAGCCTCGGCATACTGGCGGAGAACCGACTTGTCAGGCTTTGAGCCGGGTCGCGAGGCCCGCTCCTGACTCTCCTTCATCGTCTCATTCATCATCGGTCGCGTCATGAGGTGCTGACCTTCAGCACCGCCATGAAGGCCTCCTGTGGGATCTCGACCCTGCCCACCTGCTTCATCCTGCGCTTTCCCTCCTTCTGGCGCTCAAGCAACTTTCGCTTGCGGGTGATGTCCCCGCCATAGCATTTGGCCGTTACGTTTTTGCGTAAGGGGCGCACGCTGTCCCTTGCAATGACCTTGCCGCCAAGCGCGGCCTGAATCACCACCTCAAAAAGCTGCCTGGGAATCAACTCCTTCATGCGCTCCACCAGCATCCGGCCCCTGAGATAGGCCTGCTCCTTCGGCACAATACAGGAGAGCGCATCGACCGGCTCACTATTAACCAGGATATCCAGCTTGACCAGGTGACTCTCCCGATAATCGATGAATTCATAGTCCAGGGAGGCGTAGCCTCGGGTAGCCGACTTCAGCCGGTCGTAGAAATCCATGACGATCTCATTGAGCGGAAGTTCATAGGTGATGACGACCCGACCGCCCTCCATGTACTCAACCCCGCGTTGAATCCCGCGCTTCTCCTGGCAGAGCGCGAAGATCGGACCAACGTACTCGCCCGGCGCCATAATGGAGGCCTTGATGTATGGCTCCTCAATCCATTCGATGGACTGCGGGGAAGGCAGGTCGCTGGGGTTGTCCACCTCAACGACGGTCCCGTCACTCTTGACCACTCGGTAGACCACGGTCGGCGCGGTGGTAATCAGCGTCAGGCTGAACTCGCGCTCCAGTCGCTCCTGAATGATCTCCATGTGAAGCAGGCCGAGGAAGCCGCACCGGAAGCCGAATCCCAGGGCCACCGACGTCTCCGGCGCAAAGCTAAATGAAAAATCGTTGAGGCGGAGCTTCTCCAGCGCCTCCTTTAACTCCAGGTACTGTTCGGTCTCGGTGGGATACAGACCGGCAAACACCATGGGCCGGACCTCTTTAAATCCCGGCAGCGGCTCGGTCGTCGGCCT of Candidatus Methylomirabilis lanthanidiphila contains these proteins:
- a CDS encoding DNA polymerase I, which codes for MAGRSLFLIDGSSYLFRAYHALPPLSNNEGVPTGAVYGFTNMLLKIIRDERPDGVVVVFDSAGPTERHQRYADYKANRGQMPDELSRQLPYIYRVVDAMRIPLLMQQGQEADDLIGSLARQAATRDLYVTIATSDKDMLQLVGPGIRVYDSMKETVYDEPEVLTRFGVPPSQVVEVMGLMGDPIDNIPGVRGIGEKTARSLIQQFGSIEELVARLHEVKSAKVREILGRQVEQARLSRELARLRTDLQVDVDLEQLTLQPLDHPALQALFRELGFTGLQRAFTPVTSQSALRIIVVDCEEEIGEAANDLLAAERVAIAIAHDDDEQTDRALYGVAFCKEPDTALCFSSGPATGAYLERLRPVLSSESPAKIGHDLKRTMVALGRNGAVLRGLAFDTMVASYLLNPNRSDHSLTTVALEQLSVASASESSAKERRDRREETLRRAVEEAHLAWLLKEVLRSRLEQSGLLPLFETIEMPLIEVLASMEEVGFRVDVDQIEELGKELEGQLSRLESRIFALAGDRFNINSPKQLADVLFQRLKLQPLKRTKTGYSTNMEVLQRLAMTHELPAEVLNYRSLAKLKSTYVDVLLRLADRVSGRIHTSFNQTVTATGRLSSSEPNLQNIPVRTEVGRRIRQAFVASEGHRLLSADYSQIELRILADLSRDQALIVAFTAGADVHRSTAAEIFGVQPEEVTAEMRQRAKVINFGIVYGMSPFGLASELAMSQEEAGQYIDRYFRIYHGVKAFIDRTIRETAERGFVTTLWGRRRAIPELRSSEQTVRQLGERLAVNTPIQGSAADLIKIAMIAIFKRLRSEQLGTRMILQIHDELLFEVPEAELEVAKRVATEEMERAATLSVPLKVDLGIGVSWAEAHA
- a CDS encoding molecular chaperone DnaJ, yielding MSKRDYYEVLGVDRDAGPDEIKRAYRRLAHKYHPDKNAGDKTSEEQFKEATEAYEILNNAEKRAAYDRFGVTGERSGFGGVGEAGFGSVFEDLFEGFFGGSARRAASRGADLRYNLEISLEEAIHGVEKEITIPRLEPCGACKGSGAKPGTSPIACRSCRGSGQVRYSQGFLTISQTCSACRGEGRVIEHRCRDCRGTGRSRSERSLTVKIPAGVETGIRLKLTGEGEAGPHWGDRGDLYVVITVKEHSLFARHGDDLYCEVPVTFVQAALGTELEIPTFFGMTTIKIPSGTQPGTEFRIRGKGVPHLRGHDQGDLVVKVVVEVPKRLTAKQRELLETYAALEDGNGSPLVESFFDKVKSLFG
- the grpE gene encoding Protein GrpE, coding for MNQESEEAKASTRDDVQESPVGPTAELESIINTLQADLKERTAERDSLNDRLLRLHAEFENYKKRAARDRSEFVRFANEGLVLELLPVVDSLEHAVATARCGGEARGVAEGVDIILRLFQTTLEKAGVKPIEALGHEFDPNFHQAVAQVESTDGRDNIAVEEVRKGYLLEGRLLRPAMVKVSQAKVLSSEFKVQGTEEDQCETRNPRPETSAP
- a CDS encoding Heat-inducible transcription repressor; its protein translation is MRTHELTPRERQILKVIIHDYITSGEPVGSRSIARRHLGHLSPATIRNVMADLEEVGYLSQPHASAGRIPTDSGYRFYVDSLMQRPRLSRVEESRIEQGIRPSLGQAEELVQGVSRILSDLSRYASVVLAPKFAQNTWRRINFVHLNRERILVVLMADSGLVQQKVIAIDEVIEQPELDRISNYLNSVLGGVTLHEVRNRIIARMAEERDEFNRLMQRALELSNKTLEGEEEHVYIGGAANIAHRPEFADINTMKHIFAAFEEKSRLVKMLDQCLTHEGLRVIIGRESEIREMRELSLIASPYKSGDHVVGVLGIVGPKRIAYDRMVALVDCTARLVSKLLSEADV
- a CDS encoding Coproporphyrinogen dehydrogenase, whose translation is MKPNLEPRTLNLEPFGLYIHIPYCLSRCHYCDFNSYRIDSVQVGQYLEALGQEIACCVTPEAIRHRRVCSVFFGGGTPSILNASQLIGVLDQCRSVFTFETGAEVTLEANPGTVDIPKLLALREGGVTRLSLGVQAVQDRLLQRIGRAHTVHEAQRAFWMAREAGFSNINLDLMFGLPGQSTDDWSKTLDWAIDAGPEHISAYGLILEEGTPLYKEHRQGEIGLPDEETEAAMYRMAIDRLRDAGLEHYEISNFARQGFQCRHNLVYWQHQEYLGIGAGAHSFLAGRRFCNELLPARYVSAIAERGTAIASREDLSAEMLRSERLMLGLRLRGGLNVQTFKDLLGIEDLAVSDRVTRLLDDGFLRLQEGRVQITEHGLLVANELIVQLL
- a CDS encoding signal peptidase I yields the protein MTRPMMNETMKESQERASRPGSKPDKSVLRQYAEAIVIAILLALVVRTFVVQAFKIPSGSMLQTLQVGDHILVNKFVYWFTNPQQGDIIVFKYPQDEGRDFIKRIVGLPGEKVEVRAKQVYINDTPLTEPYAIHLDPVTLENPGSSRDDFGPVIAAPGQLFMMGDNRDYSMDSRFWGFLDMKKIRGKAFIIYWSWDSERFRPRWERIGMLVR
- a CDS encoding elongation factor 4, whose protein sequence is MAITLQQIRNFSIIAHIDHGKSTLADRILEATGALAPREMEAQVLDRMDLERERGITIKAKAVRLHYKRPGAQDHILNLIDTPGHVDFSYEVSRSLSACEGALLVVDAVQGVEAQTLANVHLAMEHDLVIVPVINKIDLPNADIARVKAQIEETLAIDASEAILCSAKQGIGTEEVIEAVIKRIPPPTGSRDAPLKALIFDSSFDPYQGVIVYVRLYEGQVRAGMRILLMSTGAAFDVLQIGVFTPQMRPIDILSAGEVGYIIAGIKDVRHTRVGDTMTAEDRPTTEPLPGFKEVRPMVFAGLYPTETEQYLELKEALEKLRLNDFSFSFAPETSVALGFGFRCGFLGLLHMEIIQERLEREFSLTLITTAPTVVYRVVKSDGTVVEVDNPSDLPSPQSIEWIEEPYIKASIMAPGEYVGPIFALCQEKRGIQRGVEYMEGGRVVITYELPLNEIVMDFYDRLKSATRGYASLDYEFIDYRESHLVKLDILVNSEPVDALSCIVPKEQAYLRGRMLVERMKELIPRQLFEVVIQAALGGKVIARDSVRPLRKNVTAKCYGGDITRKRKLLERQKEGKRRMKQVGRVEIPQEAFMAVLKVSTS